A stretch of the Geovibrio thiophilus genome encodes the following:
- the hisG gene encoding ATP phosphoribosyltransferase, translating into MNENIITVALPKGRLADETIELFVSKGITQEGVVDEESRKLVFLDEKHGMRYMLVRNMDVPTYVEHGAADLGIVGLDIVKETAADVYEFMDLGFGACRLCVAGIKDGNSRYRHDMVVATKYPKMTKDFFAKKGIFVETIKLYGSIELAPIVGLSDMIVDLVSTGQTLRKNGLEVIETMLESTARLIGNKSMTRLKHERVKEIIKRLGGI; encoded by the coding sequence ATGAATGAAAATATAATAACCGTTGCACTGCCCAAGGGCAGGCTGGCGGATGAAACCATTGAACTTTTCGTATCAAAAGGCATCACTCAGGAAGGTGTTGTTGATGAGGAGAGCAGAAAGCTTGTCTTCCTCGATGAGAAGCACGGCATGCGTTATATGCTTGTGCGGAACATGGATGTTCCCACCTATGTTGAGCACGGTGCGGCTGATTTGGGCATAGTCGGTCTTGACATTGTCAAAGAAACCGCCGCCGATGTGTACGAGTTCATGGATTTGGGTTTCGGCGCGTGCAGGCTCTGCGTGGCTGGAATCAAAGACGGCAACAGCAGGTACAGACATGATATGGTTGTCGCAACCAAATATCCGAAAATGACTAAGGACTTCTTTGCCAAGAAAGGTATTTTTGTTGAAACAATAAAACTTTACGGTTCCATTGAGCTTGCTCCCATAGTCGGTCTTTCTGATATGATAGTCGACCTTGTCTCCACGGGGCAGACACTCAGGAAAAACGGGCTTGAGGTTATTGAGACAATGCTTGAATCCACAGCGAGACTTATCGGGAATAAAAGCATGACCAGACTCAAACACGAGCGCGTTAAGGAAATAATTAAGCGGCTGGGCGGGATATGA
- the murA gene encoding UDP-N-acetylglucosamine 1-carboxyvinyltransferase, whose translation MEKLVINGGKPLNGNVRIGGAKNACLPILAATILAEGSYKISNVPDLRDIRTMLSLLGEVGVSAERKDGGIQLNCSDDMEKVIAPYELVKTMRASVLALGPLLARKKKAKVSLPGGCAIGERPVDQHIKALKLMGADINVAHGYIEAECERLKGAEITFDVVTVTGTENIMMAAALAEGETVLYNAAQEPEVVDLARFLKKMGAKIEGEGSTIIRIKGVEKLNSNDYIVMPDRIEAGTFLCAVACAGGKITLENAPVSSMTAIIDKLVQTGLNIKVVNDSTITAEKNGRLEGTDISTQPYPGFPTDMQAQFMSVMAASQGVSVITETIFENRFMHVSELKRMGADIRLKDKSAVIRGAENITGAPVMASDLRASASLVIAALMAEGTSEILRVYHLDRGYERFDEKLSLLGADITRTAE comes from the coding sequence TTGGAAAAGCTGGTCATAAACGGGGGCAAGCCCCTCAACGGTAATGTGCGCATCGGCGGCGCTAAAAATGCCTGTCTCCCTATTCTTGCCGCTACAATTCTGGCGGAAGGTTCATACAAAATTTCAAATGTCCCCGATCTCAGAGATATAAGAACTATGCTCTCCCTCCTCGGAGAGGTAGGCGTCTCTGCTGAGAGAAAGGACGGCGGCATACAGCTTAACTGCTCAGACGACATGGAGAAGGTAATCGCTCCCTACGAGCTGGTGAAAACCATGAGGGCGAGTGTGCTTGCTCTGGGACCGCTCCTTGCCCGAAAGAAGAAGGCTAAAGTTTCCCTCCCCGGCGGATGCGCCATAGGCGAACGCCCTGTGGATCAGCATATAAAAGCTCTCAAACTCATGGGGGCGGACATAAACGTTGCCCACGGATATATCGAAGCCGAGTGTGAAAGGCTTAAGGGCGCTGAAATCACTTTTGATGTGGTAACTGTAACCGGAACGGAAAACATAATGATGGCTGCTGCTCTGGCGGAAGGCGAAACTGTGCTCTACAATGCCGCTCAGGAGCCTGAGGTCGTGGATCTTGCCCGCTTCCTCAAGAAAATGGGCGCAAAAATCGAAGGCGAAGGCTCCACGATCATACGCATCAAAGGCGTGGAGAAGCTCAACAGCAATGATTACATAGTAATGCCGGACAGGATAGAGGCGGGAACCTTCCTCTGCGCTGTTGCCTGCGCCGGAGGGAAAATTACTCTGGAAAACGCCCCGGTTTCCTCAATGACTGCTATAATAGACAAACTGGTACAGACCGGCTTAAACATAAAGGTGGTAAACGATTCCACCATCACGGCGGAAAAAAACGGAAGGCTTGAAGGAACTGATATTTCCACCCAGCCTTATCCGGGCTTCCCGACGGATATGCAGGCGCAGTTTATGTCTGTTATGGCTGCGTCCCAAGGAGTTTCCGTTATTACGGAAACAATCTTTGAAAACAGGTTTATGCACGTTTCCGAGCTTAAGCGCATGGGCGCCGACATCAGGCTGAAGGATAAATCCGCTGTTATCAGAGGCGCTGAGAACATTACGGGTGCGCCGGTGATGGCATCCGATCTCAGGGCGAGCGCAAGCCTCGTTATAGCTGCCCTCATGGCTGAGGGAACAAGCGAAATCCTCCGTGTTTACCATCTGGACAGGGGTTATGAGCGCTTCGACGAGAAGCTCTCGCTGCTGGGCGCGGATATTACAAGGACGGCGGAATGA
- the prmC gene encoding peptide chain release factor N(5)-glutamine methyltransferase, whose protein sequence is MITAASLLKEITGIIPNRADALDILAFIMNAEYERVPLLMSEKVERDERVRAIIEKLRDGVPPAYITNRRHFYGREFYVNENVLIPRYETEILVEKALELAPKRNPRVLDLCTGSGCILLSVLAEMEGATGVGVDISFAALEVARENRRRLGLESRAEFIQGDVLGELGIQGGFDMVLCNPPYVTEQEYETLEKSIMYEPFQALVAADEGLVFYKKLIDIVPDLCNKNWVALAEVGAGQFKALNGIYSGFSAGSEQKSSKIYGGFSASSERNPSKTYGGFEHRFYCDLSGIKRVLFWKSWS, encoded by the coding sequence ATGATTACAGCAGCTTCTCTTCTGAAAGAGATAACAGGTATTATCCCTAACAGGGCTGATGCTCTTGATATACTTGCGTTTATAATGAATGCGGAATATGAGCGGGTTCCGCTTTTGATGTCCGAAAAAGTTGAGCGGGATGAAAGGGTAAGAGCGATCATCGAAAAGCTGAGGGACGGTGTTCCTCCTGCCTACATAACAAACCGCAGGCATTTTTACGGGCGTGAGTTCTATGTAAACGAAAATGTGCTCATTCCTAGATATGAGACCGAAATTCTCGTGGAAAAGGCTCTTGAGCTTGCTCCGAAGAGGAATCCCCGAGTTCTTGACCTGTGCACCGGTTCAGGCTGCATACTCCTTTCCGTACTCGCGGAGATGGAGGGGGCAACGGGTGTAGGTGTGGATATAAGCTTCGCCGCCTTAGAGGTCGCGAGGGAAAACCGCAGGCGACTCGGGCTTGAGAGCAGGGCGGAGTTTATTCAGGGGGATGTTCTCGGTGAATTAGGCATTCAGGGCGGGTTTGATATGGTGCTCTGCAATCCGCCGTACGTGACTGAACAGGAGTATGAAACGTTAGAAAAAAGCATTATGTATGAACCTTTTCAGGCTCTGGTGGCAGCGGATGAAGGGCTTGTGTTCTATAAAAAACTGATAGACATAGTCCCTGATTTGTGCAATAAAAACTGGGTGGCTCTGGCTGAAGTAGGCGCGGGTCAATTCAAAGCTCTCAACGGGATCTACAGCGGTTTTTCAGCAGGCTCTGAACAGAAATCATCGAAAATTTACGGTGGTTTTTCAGCAAGCTCTGAGCGGAACCCATCGAAAACATACGGTGGGTTTGAACACCGCTTTTATTGCGATCTGAGCGGGATAAAAAGGGTGCTTTTTTGGAAAAGCTGGTCATAA